Proteins found in one Triticum urartu cultivar G1812 chromosome 4, Tu2.1, whole genome shotgun sequence genomic segment:
- the LOC125552074 gene encoding mitogen-activated protein kinase kinase kinase 18-like, with the protein MQRRKPHTYIYATLTLALFLQLLTPSPFIHSSPPHTLCFSLSSSTLFHCPLVVSSARIKMEGWTRGKCIGKGAFGTVHLAVHRATGRAFAVKSVHAKGAAPAAAMACLETEIRILRRLSSPYVVAYLGDDATASSRNLHMELVSGGSAAARGAAGLGERAARCVLRRVAAALHYLHDVAGVVHGDVKGRNVLVGGDGAGYGGSKLADFGAARLVSEPAPRGPRGTPAWMAPEVARGGASTPASDVWSLGCTAVELLTGKRPWSEMGGALEVGELLLHIGYGVKRPELPACLSDSCSDFLDKCLRRDAGERWSCEQLLRHPFLSADPHDAGEPSPSPSPRAVLDWAASDSDSDASSDCHPAADIEDEVIMASAKGRIAELASDRPRPDWVRELEEGPTWAPDTWAPPPSLEMSTDAVLLPLVPSPSDAATVAGAGNGGAGGPAVSRDGVLVTGGSDGGSCRVRGRCWCDDRRGYHKCGSGFDRPPCWPPLAVASVLVSCILSHLIQSMILFQQADGELILFFVTASGSVFFYSAVSGSCFFGGFDF; encoded by the coding sequence ATGCAGCGCCGGAAACCCCACACCTATATATACGCCACCCTCACGCTTGCCCTCTTCTTGCAACTCCTCACACCATCTCCCTTTATTCACTCCTCACCTCCGCACACACTCTGCTTCTCTCTGAGCTCCTCTACTCTGTTTCACTGCCCACTCGTCGTCTCCAGCGCGCGCATAAAAATGGAGGGGTGGACGCGCGGGAAATGCATCGGGAAGGGCGCGTTCGGCACCGTGCACTTGGCCGTCCACAGGGCCACCGGCCGCGCCTTCGCGGTCAAGTCGGTCCACGCCAAGGGCGCCGCGCCGGCTGCCGCGATGGCGTGCCTGGAGACCGAGATAAGGATCTTGAGGCGGCTGTCCTCGCCGTACGTCGTGGCGTACCTCGGTGACGACGCCACGGCTTCGTCTAGGAACCTGCACATGGAGCTCGTCTCGGGCGGGAGCgcggcggcgaggggcgcggCCGGCCTTGGCGAGCGCGCGGCGCGGTGCGTCCTGCGGCGGGTCGCCGCCGCCCTGCACTACCTCCACGACGTCGCCGGGGTCGTGCACGGGGACGTGAAGGGGCGGAAcgtgctcgtcggcggcgacggTGCCGGGTACGGCGGCTCCAAGCTCGCCGATTTCGGCGCGGCGAGGCTTGTTTCAGAGCCGGCGCCGCGAGGGCCCCGTGGCACGCCGGCGTGGATGGCGCCGGAGGTGGCCCGCGGCGGCGCGTCGACGCCGGCGTCCGACGTGTGGTCGCTCGGGTGCACGGCGGTGGAGCTGCTCACCGGGAAGCGGCCATGGTCGGAGATGGGCGGCGCCCTCGAGGTCGGCGAGCTGCTGCTCCACATCGGTTACGGCGTGAAGCGACCGGAGCTCCCCGCGTGCCTCTCCGACTCCTGCAGCGACTTCCTCGACAAGTGCCTCCGCCGCGACGCTGGCGAGCGGTGGAGCTGCGAGCAGCTGCTGCGCCACCCGTTCCTCTCCGCGGACCCCCACGACGCCGGCGagccgtcgccgtccccgtccccgCGAGCGGTTCTTGACTGGGCGGCGTCGGACTCGGACTCCGACGCGTCGTCCGACTGCCATCCGGCGGCCGACATCGAGGACGAGGTGATCATGGCGAGCGCCAAGGGGAGGATTGCCGAATTGGCATCAGACAGGCCGCGCCCAGACTGGGTGCGCGAGCTGGAGGAAGGCCCCACCTGGGCGCCCGACACTTGGGCCCCACCGCCCAGTCTCGAGATGTCAACCGATGCAGTGCTACTGCCACTGGTACCATCGCCATCCGACGCTGCCACAGTCGCTGGCGCGGGAAATGGCGGCGCCGGTGGGCCCGCCGTCAGCCGTGACGGGGTCCTCGTGACCGGCGGGAGCGACGGCGGCTCCTGCCGTGTCCGCGGCCGTTGCTGGTGCGATGATCGCCGTGGGTACCATAAATGTGGGTCTGGGTTTGATCGGCCTCCTTGTTGGCCGCCGTTGGCCGTTGCGTCCGTGCTGGTGTCATGTATTCTATCGCATTTGATTCAATCAATGATTTTGTTTCAGCAAGCAGACGGTGAATTGATACTATTTTTTGTTACAGCTTCTGGTTCTGTTTTTTTTTACAGCGCAGTTTCTGGTTCTTGTTTCTTTGGTGGTTTTGACTTTTGA
- the LOC125552075 gene encoding ran-binding protein 1 homolog a-like codes for MADPAEHREEEEEAAAAGEEEDTGAQIAPIVKLEEVAITTGEEDEDVLLDMKAKLYRFDKDGGQWKERGTGAVKLLKHKETAKVRLVMRQAKTLKICANHLVVATTKMQEHAGSDKSCVWHALDFADCELKEEMFAIRFGSVENCKKFKDLVDEIAEQQGKNEEKESEEVSSAAELVEKLTVTEVKKEEQTEKVETPAVDDKKDAEE; via the exons ATGGCCGATCCAGCGGAGCaccgcgaggaggaggaggaggccgcggcggccggcgaggaaGAGGACACCGGCGCCCAAATCGCTCCCATCGTGAAGCTCGAGGAGGTGGCCATCACCACCGGCGAAGAGGACGAGGACGTCCTCCTCGACAT GAAAGCGAAGCTGTATCGATTTGACAAGGACGGGGGCCAGTGGAAGGAGAGGGGCACGGGTGCCGTCAAGCTGCTCAAACACAAGGAGACTGCCAAGGTCCGCCTCGTCATGCGACAGGCCAAGACCCTCAAGATCTGCGCCAATCACCTCG TTGTGGCCACGACGAAGATGCAGGAGCACGCTGGGAGCGACAAGTCGTGCGTGTGGCACGCTCTGGATTTTGCCGACtgcgagctcaaggaggagatgTTCGCCATCCGCTTTGGATCCGTGGAGA ACTGCAAGAAATTCAAGGATCTTGTAGACGAGATTGCTGAGCAGCAAGGAAAGAATGAGGAGAAAGAGAGCGAGGAAGTCTCCTCTGCTGCCGAGTTGGTAGAGAAGTTAACTGTGACGGAGGTCAAAAAGGAGGAACAAACTGAGAAAGTGGAGACTCCTGCAGTAGATGATAAGAAGGATGCTGAAGAGTGA